GTTCGGCGGTAACGTCTGCGGCTGCGACAATTGCGTTGCGGCCGAGGTGAAAGTCGCGGCCGGAATGGGCGGCCTGGCCGCTGGCGATCACCGAGAAGTTGCCTGACCCTTTGCGTGAGGAAACGAGTGCGCCATTGGGAAGACTCGGTTCGAACAATAGGGCCAATTGCACGCGCTGTGCCGCTTCGTTGAACAGGTGAGCGGAACCCGGCGAGCCGATCTCTTCGTCGCTGTTGACGATCACTTCCCAGCCGAGCCGCTGTTCTCCGGTGTCCAAGACAAAGCGTTCGAGTGCCTGGAGCGCGAACAGCATGATCACCAGGCCCCCTTTGGCATCGGCGACGCCTGGCCCGCAAATCATTTGATCGTCGAGCCGTTTGACGGTCTGAAAGGGTGATTCAAGACCGTAAACGGTGTCCATGTGTATGGCGAGCAGCACCTGTCGCGGAGCATGGGGTCGTTTCACGGCGTGGATGTTGGGGCCGAGCGGAATGCGGACGGTCTGTCCGTGGACATCGATCTGTTCGAAGTCACCGGCGGGGAGGATGGTCGCGGAGTCGGCAGGCTTGGCGAATTCCGCGTGAATGAGTTGGGCGAGGTGCGAGAGCCCGAGGGGATTGAAGCTTCCGGAGTTGATGTTCGCCCAGGAGATCAGGGTCTCGAGCATGAGCCCTGACTGTGACTCGATCCAGTCGAGGTAGGGGGCGTAAGCGGACATGCAGAAAGTCCTGAGAGGGCCAT
This sequence is a window from Planctomicrobium piriforme. Protein-coding genes within it:
- a CDS encoding hydrolase, with protein sequence MSAYAPYLDWIESQSGLMLETLISWANINSGSFNPLGLSHLAQLIHAEFAKPADSATILPAGDFEQIDVHGQTVRIPLGPNIHAVKRPHAPRQVLLAIHMDTVYGLESPFQTVKRLDDQMICGPGVADAKGGLVIMLFALQALERFVLDTGEQRLGWEVIVNSDEEIGSPGSAHLFNEAAQRVQLALLFEPSLPNGALVSSRKGSGNFSVIASGQAAHSGRDFHLGRNAIVAAADVTAELHRLNGRWPELTLNVARIDGGGPSNMVPALAIVRFNIRYTERGHEPEVLSTIREILARISSQTGVELSLHGDFLAPPKSLTPALETMLSQFQTCGHELGLDLVWCPSGGACDGNRLAALGIPNVDTLGVRGGKIHSHDEFTAIESLAERAKLTALYLLHMAAGKMTPPPSEHGQ